TTTCATTCTTCTACTTGCAATAGTACCTTCACTTCTTTCTCTATTAGTGATGCCACTAGTCAGGATATATGAGACAAGCACGGTCGACGAGAAGAAGCATTTAGATGGTTTATCAACTTTGTCTCTAATCATTGCAGCTTACCTTACGATCACTATCACTTTGAAGAGCACTCTTGGTTTATCATCATGGGCCAATACCGTAACGCTTGCGGTTCTACTCATTCTCCTTGCCTCGCCTCTACTGATTGCGGTGAGAGCACGTAGAGACAATATCGAGAAACCATTTTATTCTCCCCTGGTGGACAATCTCGAAGCAACAACCTCTGGCGAGAGGTTGGTTGTGTTTGAAGATAAAAGCTTGAATCTCTTGCAAGCTATGCGTAATCTAGACTTCTGGTTGCTGTTTCTTGCGATGGTGTGTGGAATGGGATCAGGGATCTCGACGATTAACAACATGAGACAAATAGGTGAGTCTCTTCGTTACTCTAACGTGGAGATAAACGCATTGCTGTCTTTGTGGAACATATGGAACTTTATTGGTCGGTTTGGAGCTGGATATGCCTCGGATGCTTTGCTACACAAGAAAGGATGGCCACGTCCGTTGCTAATGGCTACAACTCTAGGAGCCATGACCATAGGCCATCTGATCATAGCCTCTGGTTTTGAAGGAAACCTATACGTCGGTTCGGTCATCGTAGGGATATGTTATGGCTCACAATGGTCGTTAATGCCGACGATTACGTCAGAGTTGTTCGGGGTTAAGCATATGGGAACAATCTATAACACCATTTCAATTGCTAGTCCCATGGGTTCATATATTTTCTCTGTGAGATTGATTGGTTATATCTATGATAAGACCATTGTTGGAGAAGGTAACATGTGTTATGGTCCTCACTGTTTCCGGTTGTCCTTTGTGATTATTGCATCCGTGGCTTTCCTCGGTTTTCTTGTCGCATGTGTGTTGGTGTTCCGGACAAAGAAGCTTTATCAACATATCTTCGAGAAGAGGTTGAATCGTCGTCAAGAGTTGTGATTTGTGAATTATCATTACTggggttgacaaaaaaatcattacTAGGTAAATGATATTGTACAGTGCCGTTTGTATTTACATTTGTTTAAGTTTGTGATAAATTGTTGGATATATATTGTGTAAATACAAGTACATATGTATAATGTATTTATTGATCTGAGGTTCTTTGTCATTTCATGTAGAAATGTAGAATTGTCCTGAATTAGTCTACGGAGTTTAGTCGTTGTGTGACATAAATGTAGCATCAACGTAAGAACAAATGTCAAGATCTCACTTTATCTCCCTGGACCTAATTAAAAAGGTCATTAATGATCATCGTTGCCACTGAGAGATCATTTGCTTTACATTTTAATAATGCAGCCTTTTAATGAGGTACTTCAACTGTCAATTGTCATGTTAATCGTATCTAGTTAAATATCccaaatcattttatttatgtaacAGAGAGTTACTTTACATTCAAGATTTTTAAAACCATGTTAGTTTTACTAATCTTAATACTCGTGGTTTTTTATCACTTGTAAAACTACAAAATTATGTCATTCAGAAATATTTTCATACTTTTAAAAAGTTCTGATATTTTACAATTACCAGCTAcattctactctttttttttcagctcAAGAATTGCTCTAATTGTTTTTGGTCAAATTTgctataattttataaaaatgtatataacagtaaaattacataatttgtagCCACATCATCATTCCTTTTCCttgtcttaaaaaaaaaatctgatataAATATCTCGAGAGCCCTAGCTTTGTTTGCACCTATTTCTCCTCgcctctagttttttttttcactcgCTGAGTCGTTTTTCCTCACCATTCacttcagagagagagagagagagagacattgaCACAAAATTTACCATCCTTTTATTTTCCTCAAGATTGTctccttgttcttcttcttctctccaacATCCCCAAAACGACAACGTTTACATCCAACAAACACCAGTCGACGCTCCCCTTCGTCCTCCCATCGTACCGATTTGGCTTTTAGATTCCCTCTCACAATCGAATCTAATCTAAATTAACTGCCGCCTTCGATTaaatcaaaaaccctaatttcgatCTCCGGATGGGTTCCACCTCCGATGCCGTCCCTGACCCCGGCAACCACCGCTCTCCCGCCGGCGATGCTTCGCCGGTCACCGATACCAAAATTCACGGGGAGGAGACCGCGTCGCTCAGGAGAACGAGGCCGTCGCGCGCCTGCACTGTTAGGGCGCAGCAGCGGCTTCAAGAGCAGCAGGCGGCTGAGAGAAAGTTCAGGCCGCCTAAGAAGGAGCATCGACCAAAGGAGAAggtggaggaagaagaagacgatgaagaggaggaggaggatgatgttgatgatgatgctCTGAGGCAATGCGGCGGTGGAGGGAGTTCTGGTAAACTCGTTACTTCTCTTGTCCAGCCACCGGAGCCTTCGCAGATGCCGCGGTGGAATCTTAGGTCAATGTGGGAACTTGCTTCCGTGCTCAACTTCTTGCATgtcagctctctctctctctctctcttgtcttcTCTTCAGTTCTGAGTTTTGTGTTTTTCCTTAAAGCTTGTTCCTTTTTGGATGGTGAAGGTTTTTAGGCCGCTTTTGAAGATCAATGCGGAGTTTTCGGCGGAGGAGTTTGAAACGGCTTTGCTGAATCCTAACGATACTTTAAGTGACATTCATATTCCTCTCCTAAAGGTTGCTGCTTTGGCCATCCTTTGTTCGTCTTATTGATGCTTTTTGCTAAGTCTTTccgttttgttttggtttctgtTAGCTTTAACTTCAATGTACTTTGGAGAGTTTGTCTCATTTATATGAGCGGAACTCGTTGTCATACCAGCGTGTTCTGGTACTCTCATGTGGGCTCTTATATAGTATAATAATTAGTGGTAGGAAGCTTTTGTTAGCGTATTGAATGATCAGATTCTATTAAAGGTTTAGCTGTTTAATGTTTTTGCTAGCTTCACTCGTGGACACCACCTTATAGGCTTGTGCTATCCACTTTAGGATCACTAATTTATCTGAAACGCTTTGAGTCACTTTAGAGTTCCCTAATTGAAATCCTTGATCATTGTCTTTAATGATATCATGATATGTAATTGTTGTGCAGATCTCATTTAGATCCTTTTTGTGTGGATGATTTGGTATTGGATATATTCTTTACTGCCATTAATGTGGAAAACAGTTTCTCTCTGTGAGCAATATACTAATTAtctctttttcaatttttgcaGGCCATTCCTCCTGTAACTCGAATGGCTCTCACTCGTGATACCTGGGTCACTGTCTTGTGCAGGAAAATAAGAGATTGCTGGCATTGGGTAATGATCGTTAACAGCTTTGATCTTATTTTGGAAGTTCATTTTTTTGCATTATTATCATGTTCTGAAATGACCTTGACCTGCTTGCTTAGGTCGCTGAAGGGGACCTTCCTATTGTTGCCTCGCAAGGGtgagttgttttagttttttgaatCTCATGGTAACTGACTAGGAAGCATTTTTGAGATTCTCATCTTAATCTTGTAGGCGGGAGACTGAAGTGTACAAATCTCTTGATCCAGCCATTCGTGTGGTCATTTTGAAAGCTTTATGTGATATTCGTGTTGAGGTATTGTTGCTGCTGTATGCCAATCTGTTTGCAGTTGATAATGAATTTTTCGTTATGTTTTACTCCGTAAATGTACACTTTTATGATGTTCTCTATTAAGCTCTGGAGCTCGCTGATGCGATGCTAATGAAACCAGATCGTTATAACACTTACGGTTTCAATGGGTTTTGTGAATTTCGACAGCAAGATGATATCAGGAGCTACATTGACAACTCTGTTAAAACTGGTGTTCATCTGTCAACTTTTCGCAAAGGTCGCGTTGGGGGTGATTCACATGGAGTTAATTTTTGGTATGTGGCAAATGCAAGGCATAAATAGGGCTCCCTTGTTTGCATATTTCTGATAGAATCTGTTTGTTTCTTATTTAAGGTATGAGGATGATTCCTCAATTGGTCACCGTTTATATCGGGAAATAAGGAAGGCAGAGGTGGTTAAGGTCAAAACGAAGGGTTCCAAGATTCCTCCTAACGTAACATACCAATGGGAAACTGTTGCAACAAATTTCGATGAATTCCAAGATGTTTCTGTAAGTCTCTACTATATCAATTATTCTGAATTGCTTAGGATAGTTCAATATTGCTATCTTCTCTCAATGCAATATGGTTGCTTGGCTCTGATGTGgttgtgatggttagatagcgTGATGGCTAGTGCTATCTATGCGCTCAAATTTATCTTCTTTACTATTGGAGTTTTACAGATGCTAAACATGGGAATTATACTCTATAATATGTTGAACGTGGTGCATATCTTTTGAGTGCTTGTAAATATCGTCGATCTCTTTGGTGATTGTAAGTGAATTGAGTTAAAGAAAATTGCATTGCTAAGAACTGGCTTAGAGTTCCTTTGGGGCAATGTTGTTACAGTTTCATGGGACTAGAGACCCTATGCTATTCTGTTGAAACTTATAttacttcttttgtttttgactGCCAATTGATGCTTTGCTTCTCTGAAGGACTGAGAATCTGAGATGATAGATATATAGCTGTGTATGTCTTTGCTGCTGACTGAGATGCTGTGTGTCTTTGTTTTGCAGGAAAAACTTAATTCAAGTAGTAGTAGAGCTGAAATTTCTCTGGGGAAGAAGTTAACGAGAGATATGCTTCCTGAGATAGAAAAAGAACACAAGGTTCCAATTTCCTCTCTACTACTGAATTCACGATACTTATTATCAATCGCATCCACAAAtgttataatttatttcttttttctctctctctctctgttgtGTCAGAGGAAAGAGAAACTGTTGAAAAAGCAACATAGACAGGCTCTTCTCCTTGATAACCATTTGGTTGTTGACGGTGTTGGTGGTGGTCGTTCTCGCCGTGATAGGAAGCCAGTTAGATACACTTTTGGTAAGTTTATGACCTTGTTGGGAATTCATGATGCCCCGTGCTTGTATTTGTGTTTCCCATATTTACCTGATTAGATATCCAGCTCGTTTCTACTGGGTTGAAGAGCCTTACTAATCGTTTGATATTATTGCAGATGATTATGATAGGTCGATAAACGAAGCTATCAATATATCAACGTACGTCTTGAGTTTCGCTTTCATTGAACCACTCTGCTGTTGGTTTTCTTAAACGTGTTATCTGGTGACTATTACATATATGTTACCTCTTACATTCTGCTTGTTTTGATAAAACTATCTCAGGAAGAAACATCCATCAGAAGAACCTTTTCTCCACAGAAGAGAATCAGCTAGATTGGACTCTCTTGTGAATGGCAGATCAACAAGTTCAAGCCACCCTGCTGAACCTGTGAACGATACAGCATCTGGTAGCTCTTCTGATTTTGCTGATGGTGATGAGTTCGATGAGCAGAGAGATGAATCCTTGGACAGAAGGCAAGACGCAGTGAACTTTTCTATTCcccttttgaaaatttaattggAACTAACTGAGTACAATGTCGTGACAGTAACAGGCGCAGACAACGGCCCCAGCGGTATTCAGCAACGGACTTTGTTGAAACGGTTCCA
The Raphanus sativus cultivar WK10039 chromosome 1, ASM80110v3, whole genome shotgun sequence DNA segment above includes these coding regions:
- the LOC108852043 gene encoding uncharacterized protein LOC108852043; the encoded protein is MAVASMRTKWMAMTASIWIQCTLGGSYTFGIYSAILKSSQSYDQSTLDTVSVFKDIGGNVGVLSGLLYTATTFNHRRRDGREGRGGPWLVILVGAVLSFTGYFLIWASVTGLIRQPPVPVMCLFMLIAAQSLTFLNTANVVSSLENFADYGGTAVGIMKGFVGLSGAMLIQLYETICPGDPKSFILLLAIVPSLLSLLVMPLVRIYETSTVDEKKHLDGLSTLSLIIAAYLTITITLKSTLGLSSWANTVTLAVLLILLASPLLIAVRARRDNIEKPFYSPLVDNLEATTSGERLVVFEDKSLNLLQAMRNLDFWLLFLAMVCGMGSGISTINNMRQIGESLRYSNVEINALLSLWNIWNFIGRFGAGYASDALLHKKGWPRPLLMATTLGAMTIGHLIIASGFEGNLYVGSVIVGICYGSQWSLMPTITSELFGVKHMGTIYNTISIASPMGSYIFSVRLIGYIYDKTIVGEGNMCYGPHCFRLSFVIIASVAFLGFLVACVLVFRTKKLYQHIFEKRLNRRQEL
- the LOC108810969 gene encoding DDT domain-containing protein DDR4 isoform X2 → MGSTSDAVPDPGNHRSPAGDASPVTDTKIHGEETASLRRTRPSRACTVRAQQRLQEQQAAERKFRPPKKEHRPKEKVEEEEDDEEEEEDDVDDDALRQCGGGGSSGKLVTSLVQPPEPSQMPRWNLRSMWELASVLNFLHVFRPLLKINAEFSAEEFETALLNPNDTLSDIHIPLLKAIPPVTRMALTRDTWVTVLCRKIRDCWHWVAEGDLPIVASQGRETEVYKSLDPAIRVVILKALCDIRVEQDDIRSYIDNSVKTGVHLSTFRKGRVGGDSHGVNFWYEDDSSIGHRLYREIRKAEVVKVKTKGSKIPPNVTYQWETVATNFDEFQDVSEKLNSSSSRAEISLGKKLTRDMLPEIEKEHKRKEKLLKKQHRQALLLDNHLVVDGVGGGRSRRDRKPVRYTFDDYDRSINEAINISTKKHPSEEPFLHRRESARLDSLVNGRSTSSSHPAEPVNDTASGSSSDFADGDEFDEQRDESLDRRRRQRPQRYSATDFVETVPDNHVESESDDDIVGEAVYDDEYLRKRKQKKFSSGSEGEEEKGDEEYKWDEDNAEYEEEEEEEEEEEDSPSASEEDSDEPRRVRKMPRRGTKLRSRSNGSRPGLRRSKRATRIDYQQYELSESDNEAAAGAAKRKRLVEPDPDEDSDESGNGDFTMGSEDSEENADDPEENAIADDPETNSAEEVEEEEEEPREVNDNAGTANGTENNNQLNKSNGTDQEEVEGVLGKRHYLDLNELAPVSGFDDGPSTVLKDDDKTDN
- the LOC108810969 gene encoding DDT domain-containing protein DDR4 isoform X1; this translates as MGSTSDAVPDPGNHRSPAGDASPVTDTKIHGEETASLRRTRPSRACTVRAQQRLQEQQAAERKFRPPKKEHRPKEKVEEEEDDEEEEEDDVDDDALRQCGGGGSSGKLVTSLVQPPEPSQMPRWNLRSMWELASVLNFLHVFRPLLKINAEFSAEEFETALLNPNDTLSDIHIPLLKAIPPVTRMALTRDTWVTVLCRKIRDCWHWVAEGDLPIVASQGRETEVYKSLDPAIRVVILKALCDIRVEQDDIRSYIDNSVKTGVHLSTFRKGRVGGDSHGVNFWYEDDSSIGHRLYREIRKAEVVKVKTKGSKIPPNVTYQWETVATNFDEFQDVSEKLNSSSSRAEISLGKKLTRDMLPEIEKEHKRKEKLLKKQHRQALLLDNHLVVDGVGGGRSRRDRKPVRYTFDDYDRSINEAINISTKKHPSEEPFLHRRESARLDSLVNGRSTSSSHPAEPVNDTASGSSSDFADGDEFDEQRDESLDRSNRRRQRPQRYSATDFVETVPDNHVESESDDDIVGEAVYDDEYLRKRKQKKFSSGSEGEEEKGDEEYKWDEDNAEYEEEEEEEEEEEDSPSASEEDSDEPRRVRKMPRRGTKLRSRSNGSRPGLRRSKRATRIDYQQYELSESDNEAAAGAAKRKRLVEPDPDEDSDESGNGDFTMGSEDSEENADDPEENAIADDPETNSAEEVEEEEEEPREVNDNAGTANGTENNNQLNKSNGTDQEEVEGVLGKRHYLDLNELAPVSGFDDGPSTVLKDDDKTDN